Proteins from a single region of Aerococcus viridans:
- a CDS encoding initiation-control protein YabA — MDEHHVAEEITALKSDLQGMIEKIDAINEEWDKLLISSHNLKMENFYLRERVQELTELNDSLSQNTAKTDEPADEDTPQVMSKARQNLMNIYEDGFHICNISYGQRRGNDEQCMFCLDILYGERAGEGNQG; from the coding sequence GTGGATGAACATCATGTAGCAGAAGAAATTACTGCATTGAAGAGTGATTTGCAGGGGATGATTGAAAAAATTGATGCTATCAATGAGGAATGGGACAAATTATTGATTTCTTCCCATAACTTGAAAATGGAAAATTTTTATTTACGTGAACGGGTACAAGAGTTAACGGAATTAAACGATAGTTTATCGCAAAATACTGCGAAAACAGATGAACCTGCTGACGAGGATACGCCACAGGTGATGTCAAAAGCCCGTCAAAATCTTATGAATATCTACGAAGATGGCTTCCATATTTGCAATATTTCCTACGGCCAACGCCGTGGAAATGACGAGCAGTGCATGTTCTGTTTAGATATTCTGTATGGTGAGCGTGCTGGTGAGGGGAATCAAGGCTAA
- a CDS encoding GNAT family N-acetyltransferase — translation MQAFTFDNMFTLADTYDETELYYFIGNRKVPSMYSNNKIVLDFVPTAEELDILEDNFLDYAYDLNLAYYSFVLPMNQPLAPDLFASIGEVGYEISLTKLMVLDPSDFKATTKAKDTYGDRLVLKEVDPSIEQDYFNFNQVFDKAIDDSGQFATQKLNYYPWFLAENNTTALAVYIDDKLVAITDIIRLAHAYEIDNFQVLDDYQRQGIGSLFQQWVCDKALAEGKMVILSADADDTPYDMYVKQGYQDQGMQIGLNRKIEAPIIEDIQTYQADPVAYMLENASFDDFDEFEAFEDE, via the coding sequence ATGCAAGCATTTACCTTTGACAATATGTTTACCCTAGCTGATACCTACGATGAAACCGAATTATACTATTTCATTGGTAATCGCAAGGTCCCTAGCATGTATAGTAACAACAAAATCGTCCTAGATTTCGTCCCTACAGCCGAAGAATTAGATATTCTAGAAGACAATTTTCTAGATTACGCTTATGACTTAAACCTCGCCTACTACAGCTTCGTACTACCTATGAATCAACCACTAGCCCCGGACCTATTCGCTTCAATCGGTGAAGTGGGCTATGAAATTTCCCTAACCAAGTTGATGGTGCTAGATCCCTCTGACTTCAAAGCTACAACAAAAGCCAAAGATACCTACGGCGACCGTCTCGTCTTAAAAGAAGTAGATCCTTCTATTGAACAAGACTACTTTAATTTCAACCAAGTCTTTGATAAAGCGATTGATGACTCAGGCCAATTTGCAACACAAAAGTTAAATTATTACCCATGGTTTTTAGCGGAAAATAATACTACTGCGCTAGCTGTCTATATCGATGACAAATTAGTCGCTATTACAGACATCATCCGCCTAGCACACGCCTATGAAATTGATAATTTCCAAGTTTTAGACGATTACCAGCGTCAAGGAATCGGTTCACTCTTCCAACAATGGGTATGTGATAAAGCCCTAGCTGAAGGTAAAATGGTTATCCTGTCTGCTGATGCTGACGATACCCCTTATGACATGTATGTAAAACAAGGCTACCAAGACCAGGGTATGCAAATTGGGCTAAATCGAAAAATCGAAGCCCCCATCATTGAAGACATCCAAACTTACCAAGCTGACCCAGTTGCTTATATGCTTGAAAATGCTTCTTTTGATGACTTTGATGAATTCGAAGCATTTGAAGATGAATAA